The Myxococcota bacterium sequence GAGCATCTGGCTGGCGTGCAGCGGGATGGTGCTGGGCACGTTGAGCGGCCCGTGCACGTGCACGCCGCCGTGGTCGACGATTTCGCCCGGCCGAGTGAGTGCGCAGTTCCCGCCCTGGTCGGCGGCGAGATCCACCACCACCGAGCCCGGGCGCATGGCGCTGACCTGCGCCTCGGACAGCAGCACGGGCGCGCGCCGGCCCGGCACCAGCGCCGAGCAGATCACCGCGTCGGCGTCGGCGATGTGTTTCGAGAGCGCCTCGCGCTGGCGCGCCTGCTGCTCGGGAGTCAGCTCCGCGGCGTAGCCGCCCTTGGCCTCGCCGCCGGCCTGGATCGCCTCGTGCGCCACGAAACGCGCGCCCAGACTCTCGACCTGCTCTTTCACCGCGGGCCGGATGTCGAACGCCTCGACCACCCCGCCCAGCCGCTTCGCGGTCGCGATCGCCTGCAGCCCGGCGACGCCCACGCCCAGGATCAGGAAGCGCGCCGCCTTGAGCGTGCCGGCGGCGGTCATGAGCAGCGGCACCATCCGCGGCAGTGAGTTGGCCGCGATCAGCACGCCCTTGTAGCCGGCGATCGTGCTCATCGACGACAGCACGTCCATGCTCTGCGCGCGCGTGATGCGCGGCAGGAGGTCGAGCGAGAAGCTCGTGGCGCCGCGCGCGGCCAGGCGCTTCACGGTGTCGCCGTTCTGGAACGGCTGCAGGATCGCGACCAGGAGCGCTCCCGGGCGCAGAGACTCGACCTCGGCCGCGGTCGGCGGCTGGATCTTGAGCACGAGCTCCGACTGCGCCCACAGCGCGGGCGCGCTCTCCGCGAGCTTGGCGCCTGCGGCCGTGTACTCGGCGTCGGCGAAGTCCACGTGCGCGCCGCCGGCGCTCTGGACCCACACCTCGTTGCCCTCGGCGACGAGCTTCTTCGCCGAGTCGGGAACCAGGGCGATGCGTCGCTCTCCCGGAGTCACCTCGCGCGGCACGCCGATTTTCATGGGCCGCACCCTAGCAGGATCTCAGTAATACGAGCAACGCGTGCGGTGGCGCGGGCGGGCCTTGTAGCGCGCGCCCCCGCCGCGCCGCCACAGCCACTCGTCGAGCTCGCGCGGCGCGACCGCCGGTCCGCGCGCGGCCAGCCGGGCGGCGATCTGCTCCACCGCGTCGACGGCGCAGGCGCGGATCTCGACCTCTTCGGGCGAGCCCGAAGCCAGGAGCTCCTCGGCCTCGATGCGCGCGACGAGCGCCGGCGCGAAGCGCAGCACGCCGTCCAGGCGCAGCACGTGGGGCACGAGGTTGTCGGCGAACAGCGTGAGCTCCGCCAGGTCGCGAAAGCGGCCCAGGTCGTCGGGCAGCGCGTGCGCGAGATCCGAGACCGTGAGCTGCGCGCGCTTCAGGAACGGGACCGTGCGCCCGTCCCAGCGCGCGGCGTCGCGCCAGAGCGGCATCGCGACCAGGCGCCGCACGAGCTCGGCCGCCGAGCCGCCCGCCTCCTCGACCCAGCCGGCGAACGAGCCGCCCGCACGCGCCTGGACCTGCTCGCCCAGCTCGCGCAGCGCGCGCGCCCACAGCTCGACCAGCTCGGCCACCGCGGGAGTCACCGGCGACTGACCGAGCAGCTCGCCCACCGCGCGCGCGTCGATCGCGCGCAGCTCGCGCGCGGAGAGCGGCCCCGCGCGCTCGAAGCGCTCGCGCAGGCCGGCCTCGAGCGTGCGGTAGCCCGACATGCCCTCGCGCTTGCGCAGCACCGGGAACCAGCCGGAGCCGAAGTTCAGCGCGCCCAGACACAGGGTGAACGCGGCGAGTGACTCCGCGTCGCCGCCGAGCTTCGGGAACGAGGTGGCCGCGGCGCCGAGCTCGGCGCGCGGCAGCGCGTCGGCGTAGCGCTCGAGCGCCAGCGGGTCGATCGAGACGTGGCGCGCCGACGCCGCCACCTCGCTGCAGGCCTCGCGCACCGCGGCGAACGGCCGCTCGAGCAGCTCGGCCGGGAGCTCCGGCTCCATCTACACCGTCTGGTGCAGGTAGGCGCGCAGCTCGGGCAGGGCGCGCTCGCGCAGCTCCGCGTCGAGGTCGAAGCGCTCGAGCGCCTGTTTCAGCGCGCGCGCCGCGGTCGGGATCGGATGTGCCGCGAAGAACGCCGCGACCTGCTGCTTGTAGAGCGGCTTCTGCAGCGCGGGCAACGCGCCGACCAGCCGGCCGGCGAGACCCGGAGACACGCGCGGCGACAGGTCCTTCCAGCGCTCGCGGATGAACTCCCAGGTGCGCTCGCGCGCGGCGGGGTTGGCGAGCATGCGCGCGAGCAACGGCACCACGTCCTGCGTCGGCACGAGCTCGTCGAGACACAGCGCGAGCGCGCGGTCCACGAGCGCGGGTTCGCGGAACGAGCCCAGCGCCAGCTCGAAGCGCGTGCGCTCCTGCGGCGTGCGCGCGCCCTTCATGGCGCGCAGATACTGCTCGAAGCGCGCCTTGCTGCCGCGCCGCGCCGCCAGCTCGACCACGGGCCCGGCCAGGTTGGGCTCGAGCGCCGTGCGGCTCTTGAGATAGGGGCCGATGCGCGACTCCGCCGCGTCGAGCGTGGCGGGGTGCTCGGCCACGTGACCCAGGATCGCGAGCAGCCCCGCGCGGCGCTGCCGCTCCTTCTCGGACTCGGCGCGCTCGGGCTTCCAGCCCAGTGACTCGAAGGCGGGCGCGAAGATCGCCGCCAGCCACTCCTGGAAGCGCTGCGTGGAGCGCCCACCCACGCGCGGCAGCACCTGGTCGGCCAGCCAGGCCAGCGGCCCGTGCACCGCCGACAGCACCTCGGGCTCGGGCTCGCCCGCGAGCCGCGGCACCAGGTCGAGCCAGTCACCCAGGCGCGCCGCCGAGGCGCGCACGCCGGCCCACTGGTGGCCCACCAGACCCATGCGCTCCACCGGCCGCAGCCGCGGCAGGTCCTGGCCCAGGGCGCGCAGCAGCGGCGCGTCGTGCAGCGCGCGCACGAAGCTCGCCTCGTCGGCGTTGAGATACGCCCAGCGCACCTCGCCCGAGGGCCCGAGCGCGACCTCCTCGGAAGGTGACTCCAAGAGCGCGCGCACCAGCACGTCCTTGCCGCGCATGCGCCGCACGCGCACCACGAGCGGGATCGGCCGCGTCTCGAGCCGGGTCGCTGCCTCGACCTTGGGGTTGGCGAAGAAGCGTTCCTGCTCGGCAACCAGGAGCGCCTGCCCCGCGCGGTCGACGCGCCGGCCCGACACCAGCGGGAAGCCGGGGCGCTCGAGCCAGGGCGCCACCACGGGAGTCACCGGCCGCTTCGCGGCCTCTTCGAGCGCGCGCCACAGGTCGGCCGCGCGCGCATTCGACTCGCGGTGGCGGCGGATGTAGCGCCGCACGCCCGCACGGAACGTCGCGGGCCCCAGCCAGCTCTCGAGCATGCGCACCACCGACGCGCCCTTCTCGTAGGTGATCACGTCGAAGTTCTCGGTGGCTTCGCTGGGCGTGTTCACCGCCACGTAGATCGGGTGCGTGTTCTCCATGGCGTCGAGTGCGAAGGCCGGCGCGCGGTGTGACTCGAAGTCGAGCCACATCTCCCACTCCGGCTTCCAGTCATCGACCACCTTGAAGGCCATCCAGGTGGCGAAGGCCTCGTTCAGCCACAGGTCGTCCCACCAGGCCATGGTGACCAGGTCGCCGTACCACATGTGCGCGAGCTCGTGCGCGATCACCTCGGCCACGCGCTTCTTCTCCGCCAGCGACACCGTCTTCTCGTCCACGAGCAGCAGCGTCTCGCGGAAGGTGACTGCGCCCGCGTTCTCCATGGCGCCGAACTCGAAGTCGGGCACCGCGACGAGGTCGAGCTTGCCGTAGGGGTAGGGCAGGCCGAAGTAACGCTCGAGCCGGCGCAGTGACTCGACCGCGCACTCCAGCGCGAAGCCGGCCAGCCGCTTCTTGCCCGGCACGCACCACACGCGGATCGGCGTCTTGCCGGCCTTGGCTGCGGGCGACGACTCGAGCTCACCCACGATCAGCGCCACGAGATAGGTCGAGAGCGGCGGCGTCTCGGCGAAGTGGTGCGTGACCCGCGCGCCGCGCCGCTCGCTGCGCACGAGCGCCCCGTTCGACACCGCGCGGTGCTTGGCCGGCGTGGTGACTCGCAGCTTGAAGCGCGCCTTGAACTCGGGCTCGTCGAAGCAAGGGAAGAAGCGCCGCGCGTCCGCCGCTTCGAGCTGGGTGGCCGCGTAGCGGCGCTTGCCCGAGCGCGCGAGATAGAGCCCGCGCAGGTCGCCGCGCAGCGGCCCCGAGTAGCGCAGCCGCAGCTCGGCACGGCCGGCCGAGAGCGGCCGGTCGAGCACGAACGTGATCGTCTCCCGTTCCGGGGTCGCCCGCACGCGGGCCACCTTCACCACGCCCGCGGCGTCCTCGATCTCACTCGACTCGACCTCCAGATCGACCGCGTGGAGCTCGAGCGCGCGCGTCTCGGGACCGACCCTGAGCGCGAGCGCCAGCTCGCCCGAGAAACGCGGCTTGGCGGGGTCCACGAACAAGGCGAGGTCGTACCGTTCCGGCCGTGGGGTCTTGGGTAGGCGCATGCGGGGGCCGATTGTAGGCCGTCGAGTTGCGAGGTCGAGACGAAAAGGGCGAGCATGTCGGAGTTGTCCCGGGCAACGCTGATTCCAGTGACCGAGCGCGCGCGCGCGGCCGATGCGCTCGAGGCCGAGAGCTTCGACCTGGCGGTCATCGGAGGCGGAATCACGGGCGCGGGCATCGCCCGTGAAGCCGCTTTGCGCGGTCTCTCGGTGGCCCTGTTCGAGGCGGAGGACTTCGCGTCCGGCACCTCGAGCCGCTCCTCCAAGCTGATCCACGGCGGGCTGCGCTATCTGGCGCTCGGCGACGTGGGGCTCGTGCGCGAGAGCGCGCTCGAGCGCAAGGTGATCTTCCGGCTCGCCCCGCACCTGGCCGAGCGGCGCTGGATGGTGCTGCCGGTGCGCTCGCGCACGGCGCTCTTGAAGTTCCGCGCGGCGATCACCGCCTACGAGAAGCTGGGCGCGGTCGAGAGCCACGACGTGCACCAGAACTGGGGCGCCGAGGAGCTGGCGCGCGAGGAGCCCGCGCTCGACCGCGAGGAGTGGCGCTTCGCCTGCGCCTACCGGGAGTATCTGACCGACGACGCGCGGCTCGTGCTCGCCAACCTGCGCGCGGCGGCCGGGCACGGCGCGCGCGCGCTGAACTGGGCCCCGGTCACCGCGATCCCGGTCGAGAACGGGCGCGCGGCGGGCGTCACCGCACGGTGTCGCCTGACCGGCCGGGAGATTCGCGTGCGCGCGCGCTGCGTGGTGAACGCCGCGGGCGGCTGGGTCGAGGCGGTGCGTCGGCTCGAGGACGCCGCCGCGCCCGCGCTCCTGCACCTGTCGAAGGGCGTGCACATCGGCATTCCCGCCGCGCGCCTGCCGGTGCGCCACCTGCTGCTGCTCGCCACCGACGACCGCCGCGGAGTGTTCGCGCTGCGCCGCGAGGAGATCGTGTTCGTCGGCACGACCGACACCACCTACAAGCGCGGCGCCGAGGTCTGGCCGCGCGTGTCGCTGGCCGACGTGGAGTATCTGCTGGCGCCGCTCGCGCGCTACTTCCGCGACGCGAAGCTGGAGCTCGGCGACGTGAAGACGGCCTGGGCGGGCCTGCGGCCGTTGGTCGCCGAGCCGGGCAAGCCGCCGACCGACATCTCGCGCAAGGACGAGATCCTGGTCGGACGCGCGGGCGTGGTCACGATCGCGGGCGGGAAGCTGACCGGCTACCGGCCCACCGCGCTGCGCAGCCTGGAGCAGGTCGAACGCGTGCTCGGCCGCACGCTGCCCGACGCGGGCGAGGGCGCGCCGCTGCCGGGCGGTGACTTCGCCGGCGAGCTGCCCGGGCTGACGCACGAGCTCGTGCGCGCGCACGCCCTGCCGCAGGGCACCGCGGCGCGGCTCGCGCGCCTGTACGGCTCGGAGGCGCACGAGGTGATCGCGCTCGGTGCCGAGTCACTGTCGCCGGGTGCGCCGGTGATCCGCGGCGAGGTCGACTGGGCGGTGACTCGCGAGGCCGCGGCTCACGTGGAGGACGTGCTCTACCGCCGCACGCGCGCGGCGCTGTTCGAGCCCGAGGCGCGCACGGCGATCGCGGAGCCGATCGCGGCGCGCATGCGCGCGCTGCTCGGCTGGGACGCTGCGCGGAGCGCGAGCGAGCTCTCCGAGGTGCGCGCGCGCCTGGCGGCCGACCTCGACTTCGGGAACGAGCCGGCGTGAGCGGCATCGCCGAGCGCCTGCGCGCCGCGCTCGGCCCGCGCGTGCACACCGACGCCGAGACACTCGCGGCGCACCGGCGCGACGCCTGGGCGCTCGCTGAGATCCACGAGCTCGCGGGTCACGCCGCGCCGGCGCCGGCGGCGGTCGTGCGCCCCGAGTCCACGCAAGAGGTCGCCACGGCGCTGCGCCTGTGCCGCGACGCGCGCGTGCCCGTGGTGCCCTTCGGGGGCGGCTCGGGCGTGTGCGGCGGGGTCGAGACCCGGCCCGACGTGGTCGTGCTCTCCACGCGCGGGCTCGACGGACTTTTGTCACTCGACTCGCGCGACCTGCGCGCGGCCTTCCGCGCCGGCACGCTGGGCGGCGAGGCGGAGCGGCGCGTGGCGCGCGAGGGACTCACGATCGGTCACTGGCCTCAGTCGATCGACCGTTCGACCGTGGGCGGCTGGGTCGCGACGCGCGCGGCCGGCCAGTTCTCGACCGCCTACGGTGCGATCGAGGACCTGGTGCTCGCGCTCGAGGTCGTGCTGCCCGACGGCCGAATCCTGCGCAGCGCGGAGACACCGCGTGCCGCGGCCGGGCCCGACCTGCGCCAGCTGTTCATGGGCAGCGAGGGCACGCTCGGTGTGGTCACCGAGGTCACCTTCTCGCTGCGCGCGCAGCCCGAGTCACGGCGCCTCGCGGCCTGCCACTTCCCCAGCTTCGACGCCGGGCTCGAGGCGATCCGGCGCTTCATGCGCGCCGGCTGGCGGCCGCCGGTGGTGCGGCTCTACGACGAGCGGGAGTCCCGGCGCCAGTTCGCTGCGCAGTGTCCCGAGGGGCGCCACCTGCTCTTGCTGGTGCACGAGGGCCCGGGCGCGGGAGTCACGGCCGAGGCTGCGGGCGTGGCCGCGCTGTGCGCCGCCGAGCAGGGCCAGGCCGCGGATCCCAAGGCCGTGGAGCAGTGGCTCGAGCACCGCAACCAGGTGCCGAGCTTCCGCGAGCTGCTCGAGCGGGGGCTGGTGGTCGACACGATCGAGGTCGCCGCCACCTGGGACCGCGTGATGGCCGTGTACGGCGGCGTGGTGGCTTCGCTGCGCGAGCTGCCCGAAGTGGCGCTCGCGAGCGCCCACTCGAGTCACTCCTACCGCTCGGGCACGAACCTGTACTTCACGTTCGCGGCGCGGGTCGAGGAGCGCGCGCGCATGGCGGCGATCTACGAGGAGTGCTGGCGCCGCACGATGCGCGCGACCGCCGCCGCGGGCGGCGGCATCGCCCACCACCACGGCATCGGGCGCGTGCGCCGCGCCTATCTGCGCGGCGAGATCGGAGACACGGGCGTGTCTCTGCTGCGGACCCTGAAGCGCGCGCTCGACCCGGACGACCTCTTGAATCCGGGCGTGCTGATCCCGGAGCCCGAGGGCCCGTGACCGCCGACGCGCTGCTCGCGCTCGACCTGGGCACGACCAGCGCCCGTGCCCTGGTGGTGGCGCGCGACGGGCGCGTCCTGGCGCGCGCACAGCGGCCGCTGCGCGCGGCCTACCCGCAGCCCGGCTGGAGCGAGTTCGACGCCGAGGAGCTGGTGCTGCGCAGCGGCGACGTGCTGCGCGAGGCGCTGGCGCGCGCGAGTCTCTCGGCGCGCGACGTCGCGGGCCTGGGCATCGTGACCCAGCGCGCCACGGCGCTGTGCTGGGACGCGCGCAGCCTGCAGCCGCTGGCGCGGGCGCAGAGCTGGCAGGACCAGCGCACCGCCGAGCGCGTGGCCGAGTTCAGGAAGCTCGGCATTCCGCTCAACACCCTGGCCTCGGCCACCAAGTTCGAGTGGTGGCTCCAGCACGACGACGCGGTGGCCGCCGCGGCGCGCGCCGGCCGCCTGCGCCTGGGCACGCCCGACACCTGGCTTGCCGCGCGACTCACCGGCGGCGCCGCGCACGTGACCGATCCCGGGAACGCCTCGTGCACCGCGCTCTACGACGTGGCCAAGGGCGAGTGGTCACAGCCGCTGTGCGACTTGTTTCACGTGCCGCGCGAGGCGCTGCCGGCCCTGGCTCCGACCAGCGGCGTGCTGGGCGAGACACCGGCCGCGCTGCTGGGCGCGCCCGTGCGCATCGCTGCGCTGGCGGGCGACCAGCAGGCCGCGGCCTTCGCGCAGGGCGTGTACGCGCGCGGCCAGGCCAAGCTCACGCTCGGCACTTCGGGCATGTGCGACGTGCACACCGGTGACTCGCCGGTCGACGCCGTGCCCGGCTCGTATCCGCTCGCGCTGTGGAGTCTCTCGGACGGCACGCGCGCGTTCTGTCTCGAGGGCACGGTGATCACCGCGGGCAGCGCGGTCGACTGGGCGGTCGAGCTGGGCATCGCGCCCGACGCGGCCGAGCTGTCGCGCCTGGCCGCCGCCAGCGCGTCGAGCGGCGGCGTGCGCTTCGTGCCCGCGCTGCAGGGCCTGGGCTCGCCGTACCTCGACGACGCCGCGCGCGGCGCGTTCCTCGGGCTGTCGCGCGGCTCGGGCAAGGGCGAGCTCGCCCGCGCGCTGCTCGAAGGCATCGCCCAGCGCTGCGCCGACGTGTGCGAGTCACTCCCGCTGGCCGACGGTCCACTCAAAGTCGACGGCGGCCTGGCGCAGAGCGACTTCCTGCTGCAGTCACTCGCCGACCTGTCCGGGCGCGAGGTCCAGCGCGCCGCCGAAGTCGAAGCCACGGCGCTGGGCGCCGCCTTCCTGGCCGGCCTGGCGCTCGGCGTTTACCCGAGCCTGCGCGACTGTCTCTCGCTGGCCGCGCCGGCGCTGCGCGTGACTCCCCGGGGCGACCCGTCCGCGCGCACGGCCGCACGCGACGCCTGGCGCGAGACGCTGCAGCGCGTGCGCGCCTAGCCGGCCTTCAGCGTCACGAACCCGATGCGCGGGAAGTGCACGACGACGTCGCCCACTTCGGGCGCGCTGCGGCGCAGCGCGATCTCGTTGGCGGACGAGCTCACCAGCGTGCCGCTGATCGGATCGCGGCCGTAGTCGTCGGCCATCACCGTGACCCGATCGCCGGGCTTGAGGCCGTTCGGCTCGCCGGGGTCGGCGCGGGGCTGTGTCTCGGGCTCGGCCTTGCGGGCGATCTCGAGCGCTTCGCCGCGCTCCATCGGCTTCATCGTGCCGTGGCCGATCGCGCGCACGCGCTCCTTCCAGACGGCGACGCGCGGGTAGCCCGCGAGGATCTCGCCGGCGGGCGGGTAGTAGCTGCCCAGGAACCAGATCGGGTGGTAAGTCGTGAAGTCGGCCATGCCCGCCGCCGAGCCGGTCAGGAACGCGCGGCCGTCGGCGAGCTGTGACTCGAGCCAGCTCAGCTGACTGCGCAGAGACTCGCGCATGAGCGGCACCGCCGCCTTCATCGCGGTCGGGTTGAAGCCCTGGCCCGGGCCTCCGCCCATCAGCTTGGTGCGGTCCTCGGCGAACTCGCGCGGGACGTTGTCGCCCATCATGCCGAAGATCAGCACCACGGTGGCCATGAACAACACCCGGTCCGAGTAGACCGCGAACGCCCAGCTGGTCGCCTCGCCGCCGGCGTGCACGCTCGGCTTGGGGAAGCGGCGCTCGAGCTCGCGCACGATGCACTGCGAGTCACAGTAGACGTCGGCGCCGATCTGCATGACCGGGATCTTCCGGTAGCCGCCGGTGAGCGGCAGAAGCTCGGGCTTGGGCATGATGTTGGGCTGCTCGACGGCGCGCCACGACAGGCCCTTCAGGCCGAACGTGAGTCGCACCTTCTCGCTGAACGGAGACGCCGGGTAGTGGTGAAGGATGATCTCGTGCATGCGCGGATGATACGCGAGTCAGCGGCGCGCTATGTCGCCGCCACGCGCAGCTCCGCCAGGGGCAAGCGCGAGGCCCGCCGGAGCCAGAACAACATCAGGCTGGCCACGATCACGAGCCCGATGAGCAGCGACCACCAGATCCCCACCAGGCCCCAGCGCCCGGGCGCGCCGATCCAGGCCGCGAACGGCAGCGCCAGCGTGTAGTAGCCCAACAGGTTCGCCAGCGCGGGCGCCTGCGTGCGGCCGGCGCCGCGCAGGATGCCGCCCGCGACGATCTGGGTGCCGTCCAGGACCTGGAACGCGCCCGCGATGGGCAGGATCAGCGCCGAGAGCGCCACCACGTCGACCTGGCTCGTGAACAGGAACGGCAGCTCACCGCGGAATGCCACCAGGATCACGGCGGCGACCCCCATCACGCTCGCGCCCGCCCCCAACGCGACCCGCCCCGCGAGCCGAGCGCCGGGCAGGTCGGCCGCGCCCAGCAGGTTCCCCACGCGCACGCTGCCCGCGAGCGAGATACCGAGCGGCACCTGGAACCACAGCGCGATCATGTTCAGCACGATCGTGTGGGCCGCGAGGTCCGCCGCGCCGATCCAGCCCGCCATCATCGCGGCGAGTGACCAGGCGCTGCCCTCGAGAGACATCTGCAGGCCGGTCGGCAAGCCGATCCGGGCGATCTGACCCAGGCCGCGCAGCTCGAAGGAGCGCCGGTCCCAGCGGCGCCACGCGCCCTCGTGCAGGCCGGCCAGCCAGATCATGGCGAGCAGGGCGAGTGGCTCACCGATCGCGACCACCGACGCCGCCAGCGCGGCGCCCACGAGCTCGAGCCGCGGGAAGCCCAGGCGCCCGAAGATCAGGCCCCAGGCCAGCAGCGCATTCGCCACGTTCATGAGTACGGCGAGCCACATCGCGGGCGCCACCAGGTTGCGCCCGGCGAGCCAGCTGCGCAGCGCCGTGAAGGCCAGAAAGAACGGCGCGCTGGGCGCCCGCAGCAGGTTGTATTCGCCGGCGAGCCGAGCGAGCTCCGGGTCCTGACCGAGCAGCCGCAGCGCCGGCTCGGTGAGTGCCCAGGCGAGCGCCACCGGGACCCCAACGAGGAAAGCCACCACGAGCCCGCGCTGCAGCGCCAGGGCCGCTGCCTCGGGGTCGCCGTCGCCGTAGGCCTGTGAGACGAACGGGTCCATGCCCATGACCACGCCCATGCCGAGCGCCAGCGCGGCCCAGCCGTACATGTTCGCCAG is a genomic window containing:
- a CDS encoding NAD(P) transhydrogenase subunit alpha; protein product: MKIGVPREVTPGERRIALVPDSAKKLVAEGNEVWVQSAGGAHVDFADAEYTAAGAKLAESAPALWAQSELVLKIQPPTAAEVESLRPGALLVAILQPFQNGDTVKRLAARGATSFSLDLLPRITRAQSMDVLSSMSTIAGYKGVLIAANSLPRMVPLLMTAAGTLKAARFLILGVGVAGLQAIATAKRLGGVVEAFDIRPAVKEQVESLGARFVAHEAIQAGGEAKGGYAAELTPEQQARQREALSKHIADADAVICSALVPGRRAPVLLSEAQVSAMRPGSVVVDLAADQGGNCALTRPGEIVDHGGVHVHGPLNVPSTIPLHASQML
- a CDS encoding queuosine salvage family protein, which translates into the protein MEPELPAELLERPFAAVREACSEVAASARHVSIDPLALERYADALPRAELGAAATSFPKLGGDAESLAAFTLCLGALNFGSGWFPVLRKREGMSGYRTLEAGLRERFERAGPLSARELRAIDARAVGELLGQSPVTPAVAELVELWARALRELGEQVQARAGGSFAGWVEEAGGSAAELVRRLVAMPLWRDAARWDGRTVPFLKRAQLTVSDLAHALPDDLGRFRDLAELTLFADNLVPHVLRLDGVLRFAPALVARIEAEELLASGSPEEVEIRACAVDAVEQIAARLAARGPAVAPRELDEWLWRRGGGARYKARPRHRTRCSYY
- a CDS encoding M1 family aminopeptidase, yielding MRLPKTPRPERYDLALFVDPAKPRFSGELALALRVGPETRALELHAVDLEVESSEIEDAAGVVKVARVRATPERETITFVLDRPLSAGRAELRLRYSGPLRGDLRGLYLARSGKRRYAATQLEAADARRFFPCFDEPEFKARFKLRVTTPAKHRAVSNGALVRSERRGARVTHHFAETPPLSTYLVALIVGELESSPAAKAGKTPIRVWCVPGKKRLAGFALECAVESLRRLERYFGLPYPYGKLDLVAVPDFEFGAMENAGAVTFRETLLLVDEKTVSLAEKKRVAEVIAHELAHMWYGDLVTMAWWDDLWLNEAFATWMAFKVVDDWKPEWEMWLDFESHRAPAFALDAMENTHPIYVAVNTPSEATENFDVITYEKGASVVRMLESWLGPATFRAGVRRYIRRHRESNARAADLWRALEEAAKRPVTPVVAPWLERPGFPLVSGRRVDRAGQALLVAEQERFFANPKVEAATRLETRPIPLVVRVRRMRGKDVLVRALLESPSEEVALGPSGEVRWAYLNADEASFVRALHDAPLLRALGQDLPRLRPVERMGLVGHQWAGVRASAARLGDWLDLVPRLAGEPEPEVLSAVHGPLAWLADQVLPRVGGRSTQRFQEWLAAIFAPAFESLGWKPERAESEKERQRRAGLLAILGHVAEHPATLDAAESRIGPYLKSRTALEPNLAGPVVELAARRGSKARFEQYLRAMKGARTPQERTRFELALGSFREPALVDRALALCLDELVPTQDVVPLLARMLANPAARERTWEFIRERWKDLSPRVSPGLAGRLVGALPALQKPLYKQQVAAFFAAHPIPTAARALKQALERFDLDAELRERALPELRAYLHQTV
- a CDS encoding glycerol-3-phosphate dehydrogenase/oxidase, which encodes MSELSRATLIPVTERARAADALEAESFDLAVIGGGITGAGIAREAALRGLSVALFEAEDFASGTSSRSSKLIHGGLRYLALGDVGLVRESALERKVIFRLAPHLAERRWMVLPVRSRTALLKFRAAITAYEKLGAVESHDVHQNWGAEELAREEPALDREEWRFACAYREYLTDDARLVLANLRAAAGHGARALNWAPVTAIPVENGRAAGVTARCRLTGREIRVRARCVVNAAGGWVEAVRRLEDAAAPALLHLSKGVHIGIPAARLPVRHLLLLATDDRRGVFALRREEIVFVGTTDTTYKRGAEVWPRVSLADVEYLLAPLARYFRDAKLELGDVKTAWAGLRPLVAEPGKPPTDISRKDEILVGRAGVVTIAGGKLTGYRPTALRSLEQVERVLGRTLPDAGEGAPLPGGDFAGELPGLTHELVRAHALPQGTAARLARLYGSEAHEVIALGAESLSPGAPVIRGEVDWAVTREAAAHVEDVLYRRTRAALFEPEARTAIAEPIAARMRALLGWDAARSASELSEVRARLAADLDFGNEPA
- a CDS encoding FAD-binding oxidoreductase, with the translated sequence MSGIAERLRAALGPRVHTDAETLAAHRRDAWALAEIHELAGHAAPAPAAVVRPESTQEVATALRLCRDARVPVVPFGGGSGVCGGVETRPDVVVLSTRGLDGLLSLDSRDLRAAFRAGTLGGEAERRVAREGLTIGHWPQSIDRSTVGGWVATRAAGQFSTAYGAIEDLVLALEVVLPDGRILRSAETPRAAAGPDLRQLFMGSEGTLGVVTEVTFSLRAQPESRRLAACHFPSFDAGLEAIRRFMRAGWRPPVVRLYDERESRRQFAAQCPEGRHLLLLVHEGPGAGVTAEAAGVAALCAAEQGQAADPKAVEQWLEHRNQVPSFRELLERGLVVDTIEVAATWDRVMAVYGGVVASLRELPEVALASAHSSHSYRSGTNLYFTFAARVEERARMAAIYEECWRRTMRATAAAGGGIAHHHGIGRVRRAYLRGEIGDTGVSLLRTLKRALDPDDLLNPGVLIPEPEGP
- a CDS encoding FGGY family carbohydrate kinase — encoded protein: MTADALLALDLGTTSARALVVARDGRVLARAQRPLRAAYPQPGWSEFDAEELVLRSGDVLREALARASLSARDVAGLGIVTQRATALCWDARSLQPLARAQSWQDQRTAERVAEFRKLGIPLNTLASATKFEWWLQHDDAVAAAARAGRLRLGTPDTWLAARLTGGAAHVTDPGNASCTALYDVAKGEWSQPLCDLFHVPREALPALAPTSGVLGETPAALLGAPVRIAALAGDQQAAAFAQGVYARGQAKLTLGTSGMCDVHTGDSPVDAVPGSYPLALWSLSDGTRAFCLEGTVITAGSAVDWAVELGIAPDAAELSRLAAASASSGGVRFVPALQGLGSPYLDDAARGAFLGLSRGSGKGELARALLEGIAQRCADVCESLPLADGPLKVDGGLAQSDFLLQSLADLSGREVQRAAEVEATALGAAFLAGLALGVYPSLRDCLSLAAPALRVTPRGDPSARTAARDAWRETLQRVRA
- a CDS encoding glutathione S-transferase family protein, producing MHEIILHHYPASPFSEKVRLTFGLKGLSWRAVEQPNIMPKPELLPLTGGYRKIPVMQIGADVYCDSQCIVRELERRFPKPSVHAGGEATSWAFAVYSDRVLFMATVVLIFGMMGDNVPREFAEDRTKLMGGGPGQGFNPTAMKAAVPLMRESLRSQLSWLESQLADGRAFLTGSAAGMADFTTYHPIWFLGSYYPPAGEILAGYPRVAVWKERVRAIGHGTMKPMERGEALEIARKAEPETQPRADPGEPNGLKPGDRVTVMADDYGRDPISGTLVSSSANEIALRRSAPEVGDVVVHFPRIGFVTLKAG
- a CDS encoding MATE family efflux transporter, which encodes MSPVRRELGALWRLAWPLVVTQVAFMMLGVVDTLLLGRLSVAALDAVALANMYGWAALALGMGVVMGMDPFVSQAYGDGDPEAAALALQRGLVVAFLVGVPVALAWALTEPALRLLGQDPELARLAGEYNLLRAPSAPFFLAFTALRSWLAGRNLVAPAMWLAVLMNVANALLAWGLIFGRLGFPRLELVGAALAASVVAIGEPLALLAMIWLAGLHEGAWRRWDRRSFELRGLGQIARIGLPTGLQMSLEGSAWSLAAMMAGWIGAADLAAHTIVLNMIALWFQVPLGISLAGSVRVGNLLGAADLPGARLAGRVALGAGASVMGVAAVILVAFRGELPFLFTSQVDVVALSALILPIAGAFQVLDGTQIVAGGILRGAGRTQAPALANLLGYYTLALPFAAWIGAPGRWGLVGIWWSLLIGLVIVASLMLFWLRRASRLPLAELRVAAT